Proteins encoded in a region of the Mycolicibacterium chitae genome:
- the opcA gene encoding glucose-6-phosphate dehydrogenase assembly protein OpcA — protein MIIDLANTTTNDINKKIIALREEGGAVTMGRVLTLVIAPDTEAVLEESIEAANYASREHPCRIIVVAPGDVNAEQPRLDAQIRVGADAGAGEVVVLRLSGALAGHAGNVVIPFLLPDTPVVAWWPDDAPAAPAEDPLGKLAIRRITDASHGAEPLAAIKSRLEGYRAGDTDLSWSRITYWRALLAAAIDLAPHEPVRSAVVSGLAGEPALDILAGWLATRIEGTVTRATGELKVELTRDSETITLRRPQDGTTATLQRTGHPDALLPLARRATRDCLAEDLRRLDPDEIYHGALQGLAQVIYA, from the coding sequence GTGATCATCGACCTGGCGAACACCACGACCAACGACATCAACAAGAAGATCATCGCACTGCGCGAGGAGGGCGGCGCGGTCACCATGGGCCGGGTGCTCACGCTGGTGATCGCCCCCGATACCGAGGCGGTGCTCGAGGAGTCGATCGAGGCCGCCAATTACGCATCCCGCGAGCATCCGTGCCGGATCATCGTGGTGGCCCCCGGCGACGTGAACGCCGAGCAGCCGCGGCTGGATGCGCAGATCCGGGTGGGCGCCGACGCCGGCGCCGGCGAGGTCGTGGTGCTACGCCTGTCGGGCGCGCTGGCCGGACACGCCGGCAACGTGGTGATCCCGTTTTTGCTGCCCGATACGCCGGTGGTGGCCTGGTGGCCCGATGACGCACCCGCGGCGCCCGCCGAGGATCCGTTGGGCAAGTTGGCCATTCGTCGCATCACCGACGCCTCGCACGGCGCCGAACCACTGGCCGCGATCAAGAGCCGACTCGAGGGTTACCGCGCCGGCGACACCGATCTGTCCTGGAGCCGCATCACCTACTGGCGCGCGCTGTTGGCCGCGGCCATCGACCTGGCCCCGCACGAGCCGGTCCGCTCGGCGGTAGTGTCGGGGCTGGCCGGCGAGCCCGCGCTCGACATCCTGGCCGGCTGGCTGGCCACCCGCATCGAGGGGACCGTGACGCGTGCCACCGGTGAACTGAAGGTCGAGCTGACCCGGGACTCCGAGACCATCACGCTGCGGCGTCCCCAGGACGGCACCACCGCGACGCTGCAGCGCACCGGGCACCCCGATGCGCTGCTACCGTTGGCGCGGCGCGCAACCCGCGACTGTCTGGCCGAGGACCTGCGCCGACTCGACCCGGACGAGATCTATCACGGCGCCCTACAGGGCCTGGCCCAGGTGATTTACGCATGA
- the pgl gene encoding 6-phosphogluconolactonase, which translates to MSDSQTVIETYADTDQLAAAAGARLVGAITSAITARGQAHIVLTGGGTGIALLRHVAEHGVDIDWSAVHLYWGDERYLPDSDDERNAKQAREALLERIEIPARNVHPMPAADAEFGSDIEAAALSYEQVLAANAPAGEPAPVFDVHLLGMGGEGHINSLFPDTAAVREQTRLVVAVTDSPKPPPQRITLTLPAIRRAREVWLVVSGAAKAEAVAAAVGGADPVDIPAAGARGRDKTVWLLDTAAAADLPR; encoded by the coding sequence ATGAGCGACTCCCAGACCGTCATCGAAACCTATGCCGACACTGACCAATTGGCCGCGGCCGCCGGTGCGCGGCTGGTCGGTGCGATCACCTCGGCGATCACCGCCCGGGGGCAGGCGCACATCGTTCTGACCGGCGGGGGTACCGGCATCGCGCTGCTGCGCCACGTCGCCGAACATGGCGTGGACATCGATTGGTCTGCGGTGCATCTGTATTGGGGCGACGAGCGCTACCTGCCCGACAGCGACGACGAGCGCAACGCCAAGCAGGCGCGCGAGGCGCTGCTCGAGCGGATCGAGATCCCGGCCCGCAACGTCCACCCGATGCCGGCCGCCGACGCCGAGTTCGGTTCCGACATCGAGGCCGCCGCGCTGTCCTACGAGCAGGTGCTGGCCGCCAACGCCCCCGCGGGCGAACCCGCCCCCGTGTTCGACGTCCATCTGCTCGGGATGGGCGGCGAGGGGCACATCAACTCGTTGTTCCCCGACACCGCCGCGGTGCGCGAGCAGACCCGGCTGGTGGTGGCCGTGACGGATTCGCCGAAGCCGCCGCCGCAGCGGATCACGTTGACGCTGCCCGCGATCCGGCGTGCCCGCGAGGTGTGGCTGGTGGTGTCGGGCGCCGCCAAGGCCGAGGCGGTGGCCGCCGCCGTCGGCGGTGCCGACCCCGTCGACATCCCGGCCGCGGGGGCCCGCGGGCGGGACAAGACGGTGTGGTTGCTGGACACCGCGGCGGCGGCCGACCTACCCCGCTAG
- a CDS encoding LutC/YkgG family protein, whose translation MTDTAARAEILRRVRTALADRGGSGDAEVPWRYGEPVGTGGHDLIERFIERTADYRAVVVRVGPDEVGAAIADALSTTGARTVIADSVVRDRWSDATAADWRDDDGLSATDLDGVDAVVTTATVGIANTGTLVLDHGPGQGRRAISLVPDVHICVVDSEQIVSDVPEAVARLLDSGSNTRPLTWISGPSATSDIELDRVEGVHGPRTLHVIVVDR comes from the coding sequence GTGACCGATACCGCCGCGCGCGCGGAGATCCTGCGCCGGGTCCGCACCGCCCTGGCCGACCGGGGCGGGTCCGGTGACGCCGAGGTGCCTTGGCGCTACGGCGAACCCGTCGGCACCGGCGGCCACGACCTGATCGAACGCTTCATCGAACGCACCGCGGATTACCGGGCCGTCGTGGTCCGGGTGGGGCCCGACGAGGTGGGCGCGGCGATCGCCGACGCCCTGTCGACGACGGGGGCGCGCACCGTGATTGCCGATTCGGTGGTGCGCGACCGGTGGTCGGACGCGACGGCCGCCGACTGGCGCGACGACGACGGGCTGTCGGCCACCGATCTCGACGGCGTCGACGCGGTGGTCACCACCGCCACCGTCGGCATCGCGAACACCGGGACGCTGGTGCTCGACCACGGCCCCGGGCAGGGGCGCCGCGCGATCAGCCTGGTACCCGATGTGCACATCTGCGTGGTGGACAGCGAGCAGATTGTCAGCGATGTCCCCGAAGCCGTTGCCCGGCTGCTGGATTCGGGCTCAAACACCAGACCGTTGACCTGGATCAGCGGGCCCAGCGCCACCAGCGACATCGAACTCGACCGGGTCGAGGGCGTGCACGGCCCGCGGACCCTGCACGTGATCGTCGTGGACCGCTAG
- a CDS encoding lactate utilization protein B, whose amino-acid sequence MSAPGHPHVGVTQAFLGMPDALPKFQDAAKTALADPVLRRNLAHATSTIRAKRAAVVGELDNWEDLRLAAEAIKDRALQSLDQHLESFEANATAAGTTVHWARDAEEANRIVVDLVEAALEPGDRREVVKVKSMLTQEIELNEALAAAGIDAWETDLAELIVQLGKDWPSHILVPAIHRNRAEVREIFLEEMAAVGRPAPDDLTDEPRRLAEAARLHLREKFLRAKVAISGANFAVAETGSLVVVESEGNGRMCLTLPETLISVVGIEKILPSWRDLEVFLQVLPRSSTGERENPYTSIWTGPAAGDGPRRMHVVLVDNGRTDALADPVGRAALRCIRCSACLNVCPVYERAGGHSYGSIYPGPIGAVLTPQLRGTVSAVDRSLPYASSLCGACFDVCPVRIDIPSLLVHLRTKVVDDRRGGVPGPEAVAMRSASWVLADPRRFRTAARVAAAGGKTLRSKLFGARPMLRRLPWPAAAWSRTRDVPVPPTETFRQWWERTDGGRDEP is encoded by the coding sequence ATGAGCGCCCCGGGACATCCGCACGTCGGCGTCACCCAGGCCTTCCTCGGCATGCCCGACGCGCTGCCGAAGTTCCAGGACGCGGCCAAGACCGCGCTGGCCGACCCGGTGCTGCGCCGAAACCTCGCGCACGCCACGAGCACCATCCGCGCCAAACGGGCCGCGGTCGTCGGCGAACTCGACAACTGGGAGGACCTGCGCCTGGCCGCCGAGGCCATCAAGGACCGCGCGCTGCAGTCGCTGGACCAGCACCTGGAGAGCTTCGAGGCCAACGCCACCGCGGCCGGGACCACCGTGCACTGGGCCCGCGACGCCGAGGAGGCCAACCGGATCGTGGTGGATCTGGTCGAGGCCGCGCTGGAACCGGGGGACCGGCGCGAGGTGGTCAAGGTGAAATCGATGCTCACCCAAGAAATCGAGCTCAACGAGGCCCTGGCCGCGGCCGGGATCGACGCCTGGGAGACCGACCTGGCCGAGCTCATCGTGCAACTGGGTAAGGACTGGCCGAGTCACATCCTGGTGCCCGCGATCCACCGCAACCGCGCCGAGGTGCGCGAGATCTTCCTGGAGGAGATGGCGGCCGTGGGCCGGCCCGCGCCCGACGACCTGACCGATGAGCCGCGCCGGCTGGCCGAGGCCGCGCGGCTGCACCTGCGGGAGAAGTTCCTGCGCGCCAAGGTGGCCATCTCCGGGGCCAACTTCGCCGTGGCGGAGACCGGCAGCCTGGTGGTGGTCGAATCCGAGGGCAACGGCCGGATGTGCCTGACGCTGCCGGAGACGTTGATCTCGGTGGTGGGCATCGAGAAGATCCTGCCGTCGTGGCGCGATCTCGAGGTGTTCCTGCAGGTGCTGCCCCGCAGCAGCACCGGGGAGCGGGAGAACCCCTACACGTCGATCTGGACGGGGCCGGCCGCCGGCGACGGACCGCGGCGCATGCACGTGGTGCTGGTGGACAACGGCCGCACCGACGCGCTGGCCGACCCGGTGGGCCGCGCCGCGTTGCGCTGCATCCGCTGCTCGGCCTGCCTGAACGTGTGCCCGGTTTACGAACGCGCGGGCGGACATTCGTACGGTTCGATCTATCCGGGGCCCATCGGCGCGGTGCTCACCCCGCAGTTGCGCGGCACCGTGAGCGCGGTGGACAGGTCGCTGCCGTACGCGTCGAGTCTGTGCGGCGCCTGCTTCGACGTGTGCCCGGTGCGCATCGACATCCCGTCGCTGCTGGTGCACCTGCGCACGAAGGTCGTCGACGACCGCCGCGGCGGGGTGCCGGGTCCGGAGGCCGTCGCCATGCGCTCGGCGAGCTGGGTCCTGGCCGACCCACGGCGGTTTCGCACTGCAGCGCGGGTCGCAGCTGCCGGCGGAAAAACCTTGCGCAGTAAGCTGTTCGGCGCCAGACCGATGTTGCGTCGGCTGCCGTGGCCCGCCGCGGCCTGGTCGCGCACCCGCGACGTGCCGGTCCCGCCCACCGAGACGTTCCGGCAGTGGTGGGAGCGCACCGACGGCGGGCGGGACGAGCCGTGA
- a CDS encoding (Fe-S)-binding protein, whose product MWPDTLKATVRLLRRLGCEPDFPAAQTCCGQMFTNTGYAQEAIPTVRRFVEAFAGYDAVVAPSGSCVASVRHQHRGIADRAGDTTLRAAVDEITPRVFELSEFLVDVLGVTDVGAYFPHRVTYHPTCHSLRMLRVGERPLRLLRAVGGIDLVELGAADQCCGFGGTFALKNADTSAAMGADKVRHIRDTHAEVVVASDNSCLAQIGGVLSRRDAGVRTMHLAEVLAATAEGAR is encoded by the coding sequence ATGTGGCCCGACACGCTCAAGGCCACGGTCCGACTGCTGCGCCGCCTCGGGTGTGAGCCGGACTTTCCCGCCGCGCAGACCTGCTGCGGGCAGATGTTCACCAACACCGGATATGCCCAGGAGGCGATCCCGACCGTGCGCCGTTTCGTGGAGGCGTTCGCCGGGTACGACGCCGTCGTCGCGCCGTCGGGATCGTGCGTGGCCTCGGTGCGCCATCAGCACCGCGGGATCGCCGACCGCGCCGGGGACACCACGCTGCGCGCCGCAGTGGACGAGATCACCCCGCGGGTCTTCGAGCTGTCCGAGTTCCTCGTCGACGTCCTCGGCGTCACCGACGTCGGCGCGTACTTCCCGCACCGCGTCACCTACCACCCCACCTGCCATTCGTTGCGCATGCTGCGAGTGGGGGAGCGCCCGCTGCGACTGCTGCGCGCCGTCGGCGGTATCGACCTCGTCGAACTTGGTGCGGCCGACCAATGTTGCGGCTTCGGCGGCACTTTCGCGCTGAAGAACGCCGACACCTCGGCGGCGATGGGGGCCGACAAGGTGCGCCACATCCGCGACACGCACGCCGAGGTCGTCGTGGCCAGCGACAATTCGTGCCTGGCGCAGATCGGCGGGGTGCTGTCCCGCCGGGACGCCGGGGTGCGCACCATGCACCTGGCCGAGGTGCTGGCCGCGACGGCGGAGGGAGCGCGATGA
- a CDS encoding ATPase encodes MADKDVSTERPSGRTRPAQQRIRTLAQAALNADVTVGQVDTLLQDLSETLGELNTSTATLDDTMERFNATITRIDELAPRLIGMVDRLEAIVDRVERIVGVGEAVVSPIAATEHAVRGAISAVRHRAGL; translated from the coding sequence ATGGCAGACAAAGACGTCAGCACCGAGCGGCCATCCGGCCGGACCCGCCCGGCTCAGCAGCGGATCAGGACCCTGGCCCAGGCGGCGCTGAACGCCGACGTCACCGTGGGGCAGGTCGACACGCTCCTGCAGGATCTGTCCGAGACGCTCGGTGAACTGAACACCTCCACCGCGACGCTCGACGACACGATGGAACGGTTCAACGCCACCATCACCCGCATCGACGAGTTGGCGCCTCGGTTGATCGGCATGGTCGACCGGCTCGAGGCCATCGTGGATCGGGTGGAGCGCATTGTCGGCGTGGGCGAGGCGGTGGTGTCGCCGATCGCCGCCACCGAACACGCGGTGCGCGGGGCCATCAGCGCCGTGCGCCACCGCGCCGGGCTCTGA
- a CDS encoding sulfotransferase family protein, which yields MNTPAASASATPGAIRITDLARPTFTSEAQAIIDGMAAMADYCPLTADALHEQATAQTGLSDFGSQDYRERMDVLLQAFGELPNFTAFGRTYAFSLMLTFLKGRLRVIDHLHRHPEIFDIQIAAPMVIAGLPRTGTTHLHSLLAADPALRSLPYWEAQEPLPAPGEEGSIEPRRQRTGDALNISNTLMPYFQLMHEMTIDHIHEDIGLMVQDFASGFFTTLTHLPRWSDYLRDHDQTPGYQFLRMMLQVLQHQDGRDRRWVLKSPQHLEQFVPIMKVFPDATFIVTHRDPVDVAVSMATMMTYTMRMSVDKVDVPTVANYWIGRIDEMLSACLRDHAKLPAERTIDVRFDEFMADDLAMVQRVWDVAGYQPDDQSRAAVAAYLAGHTRGRLGRVDYRPEDLGLDRGDLRRRFAPYVERFVR from the coding sequence GTGAACACTCCCGCTGCTTCCGCTTCGGCGACACCCGGGGCCATCCGGATCACGGATCTGGCCCGGCCCACCTTCACCTCCGAGGCGCAGGCCATCATCGACGGGATGGCGGCCATGGCCGACTACTGTCCGCTCACCGCCGATGCGCTGCACGAGCAGGCCACCGCGCAGACCGGCCTGAGCGACTTCGGGTCCCAGGATTACCGCGAACGCATGGACGTGCTCCTGCAGGCGTTCGGTGAGCTGCCCAACTTCACCGCGTTCGGCCGCACCTACGCGTTCTCACTGATGCTCACCTTCCTCAAGGGACGGCTGCGGGTCATCGACCACCTCCACCGTCATCCGGAGATCTTCGACATCCAGATCGCCGCCCCGATGGTCATCGCGGGACTGCCGCGCACCGGTACCACCCATCTGCACAGCCTGCTGGCCGCCGATCCGGCGCTGCGCTCACTGCCGTACTGGGAGGCCCAGGAACCGCTGCCCGCGCCCGGGGAGGAGGGCAGCATCGAGCCGCGCCGGCAGCGCACCGGCGATGCCCTCAACATCTCGAACACGTTGATGCCGTACTTCCAGCTGATGCACGAGATGACCATCGACCACATCCACGAGGACATCGGTCTGATGGTGCAGGACTTCGCCAGCGGTTTCTTCACCACGCTGACCCACCTGCCGCGCTGGTCGGACTACCTGCGCGACCACGACCAGACCCCGGGCTACCAGTTTCTGCGGATGATGCTGCAGGTGTTGCAACATCAGGACGGCCGCGACCGGCGCTGGGTACTCAAGAGTCCGCAGCACCTCGAGCAGTTCGTGCCGATCATGAAGGTGTTCCCCGATGCGACATTCATTGTCACCCACCGGGATCCGGTCGACGTCGCGGTGTCGATGGCGACCATGATGACCTACACCATGCGGATGAGCGTGGACAAGGTCGACGTGCCCACCGTCGCCAACTACTGGATCGGCCGGATCGACGAGATGCTCAGCGCGTGCCTGCGCGACCACGCCAAACTGCCGGCCGAGCGGACCATCGACGTGCGCTTCGACGAATTCATGGCCGACGATCTGGCGATGGTGCAACGGGTCTGGGACGTCGCGGGCTACCAACCCGACGACCAATCCCGCGCCGCGGTGGCCGCATACCTCGCCGGACACACCCGCGGCCGGTTGGGCCGGGTGGACTACCGGCCCGAGGACCTGGGGCTGGACCGTGGCGACCTGCGCCGGCGGTTCGCGCCGTACGTCGAACGCTTCGTGCGGTAG
- a CDS encoding DUF1214 domain-containing protein, whose translation MTAPESAAAWRELLSAFAEFDQQFLSGPKAVRGEVAVAEGYHNLATMLALTLDMSLFADPVAPRFIDTLTPFRPDRRWGGDNTDCYYSYAMVDPRRTYRVSGAPGDSAMYSVTVYNEPEPGAWPNRTVGLLYDTDMPLDDDGRFSCVLGPARPDGYDGPFIELSPDAHGIITRDYHEHPETGRRVDWEISVLDHAGLPVKPAKTDAAVANSLRSALRFAQDMYALIPLILMERTPIELADGQALTTNTIAPPYRAGGATHGYSMQDACYGLGGFALEPGEALVITSRHPKARFWNFTLWNQYMAALDVDYGRAGINSGTAVPNSDGTVTIVVSRELLEHPNAISTKDHPEGLMSFRWFHADDLPEQPTTAVVPVAEAPRELS comes from the coding sequence ATGACCGCCCCGGAGAGCGCCGCCGCATGGCGCGAGTTGCTCAGTGCCTTCGCCGAATTCGACCAACAGTTCCTCAGCGGTCCCAAGGCGGTGCGCGGCGAGGTCGCCGTGGCCGAGGGCTACCACAACCTGGCCACCATGTTGGCGTTGACGCTGGACATGAGCCTGTTCGCCGATCCGGTGGCGCCGCGGTTCATCGACACGCTGACCCCGTTTCGCCCCGACCGACGCTGGGGCGGGGACAACACCGACTGCTACTACAGCTACGCGATGGTCGACCCGCGGCGCACCTACCGGGTCAGCGGTGCACCGGGTGACAGCGCCATGTATTCGGTGACGGTCTACAACGAACCCGAACCCGGCGCGTGGCCCAACCGGACCGTGGGGTTGCTCTACGACACCGACATGCCCCTCGACGACGACGGCCGGTTCTCCTGCGTGCTGGGCCCCGCCCGGCCCGACGGTTACGACGGACCGTTCATCGAACTGTCCCCCGATGCCCACGGGATCATCACTCGCGACTACCACGAGCACCCCGAGACCGGCCGGCGCGTCGATTGGGAGATCTCGGTGCTCGACCACGCGGGGCTGCCGGTCAAGCCTGCCAAAACCGATGCTGCGGTGGCGAATTCGCTGCGCTCGGCGCTGCGCTTCGCCCAGGACATGTACGCGCTGATTCCGCTGATCCTGATGGAACGCACACCGATCGAGCTCGCCGACGGGCAGGCGCTGACCACCAACACCATCGCCCCGCCCTACCGGGCCGGCGGCGCCACCCACGGCTACTCCATGCAGGACGCCTGCTACGGCCTCGGCGGGTTCGCGCTGGAACCCGGTGAGGCGTTGGTGATCACCTCGCGCCATCCGAAGGCCCGGTTCTGGAACTTCACGTTGTGGAATCAGTACATGGCCGCCCTCGACGTCGACTACGGCCGCGCCGGGATCAACTCCGGCACCGCGGTCCCCAACAGCGATGGCACCGTCACGATCGTCGTCAGCCGCGAGCTGCTCGAGCACCCGAACGCCATCTCGACCAAGGACCACCCGGAAGGCTTGATGTCGTTCCGGTGGTTCCATGCCGACGATCTGCCCGAGCAGCCGACGACGGCCGTCGTCCCCGTTGCCGAGGCGCCGCGCGAACTCAGTTGA
- a CDS encoding TetR/AcrR family transcriptional regulator, whose protein sequence is MGRRGWRGQPPGDDTEARKRIVDSALRMLERHGPRRTTVSLVADDLGITRPTVYRHFATTEELLGAAAEVALAGWTARIGELTAGMTDPKELLVEAVAHLAERLPQEPLLAQLLDTDRARSVGQAMVSPEAIARSRVMLEHSRIDWEALGFTGKAFDDLVEYLLRLIQSMVIAPSNPPRSGAQLRAYLARWIAPVLN, encoded by the coding sequence ATGGGACGCAGGGGATGGCGGGGTCAGCCGCCCGGCGACGACACGGAGGCGCGCAAGCGCATCGTGGACTCCGCGCTGCGCATGCTCGAGCGGCACGGGCCGCGGCGCACCACCGTCTCCCTGGTGGCCGACGATCTCGGGATCACCCGGCCCACCGTCTACCGGCACTTCGCCACCACCGAGGAACTGCTGGGGGCCGCCGCCGAGGTCGCACTCGCCGGGTGGACCGCCCGCATCGGGGAGTTGACCGCCGGTATGACCGATCCGAAAGAACTGTTGGTCGAGGCGGTGGCGCATCTGGCCGAACGGCTGCCGCAGGAGCCACTGCTGGCGCAACTGCTCGACACCGACCGGGCCCGGTCCGTCGGTCAGGCGATGGTCTCACCGGAGGCCATCGCGCGCTCGCGGGTCATGTTGGAGCACAGCCGGATCGACTGGGAAGCGCTCGGGTTCACCGGCAAGGCGTTCGACGACCTGGTCGAGTACCTGTTGCGGCTGATCCAGTCGATGGTGATCGCGCCGTCGAATCCGCCGCGGTCGGGAGCACAGTTGCGCGCCTACCTCGCGCGCTGGATCGCGCCGGTGCTCAACTGA
- the ppc gene encoding phosphoenolpyruvate carboxylase: MAQNSEVLAPIGAVHRTQVGREATEPMREDIRLLGAILGDTIREQHGETVFDLVERARVESFRVRRSEIDRAELAELFRGIDSRDAIPVIRAFTQFALLANVAEDIHRERRRAIHVAAGEPPQDSSLAATYAKLDAADLDVDSVAEALAGALVSPVITAHPTETRRRTVFDTQHRITELMRQRATGDGSAEIESELRRQILTMWQTALIRLSRLKISDEIETGLRYYQAAFLEVIPQVNAEVRAALQHRWPDADLLARPILRPGSWIGGDRDGNPNVTAAIVRMATGNAAEVAFAHYFVELTALERELSMSARLVRITDEVAALGQDCHDAARADEPYRRAVRVIHARLTATAVEILDRRPDHGLDLGLPRYETPAQLLADLDAVDVSLRGHGSAPLADDRLARLREALRVFGFHLSGLDMRQNSDVHEEVVAELFAWAGVHPDYAGLAEAERVELLLGELATRRPLTGGGAGLSELAVKELDIVRAAARAVRVFGPDAVPNYVISMCRSVSDLLEAAVLLKEAGLLDAADERPYCPVGIVPLFETIEDLQRGASVMRDALALPLYRALVRARGDSQEVMLGYSDSNKDGGYLAANWALYRAELDLVEMARQTRIRLRLFHGRGGTVGRGGGPSYDAILAQPPGAVRGSLRLTEQGEVIAAKYAEPRLARRNLETLVAATLESTLLDTEGLGEFADTAYQVLDDLAGRAQRAYAELVHQTPGFVDYFEASTPVSEIGALNIGSRPTSRKPTTDISDLRAIPWVLAWSQSRVMLPGWYGTGSAFEQFIADGPNPAEGVEVLRELYRRWPFFATVLSNMAQVLAKSDLGLAARYAELVEDVALRELVFGKIQDEHRRTIVMHELITGQDDLLADNPALARSVFNRFPYLEPLNHLQVELLRRYRSGDDDERVQRGILLTMSGLASALRNSG, encoded by the coding sequence ATGGCCCAAAATTCCGAAGTCCTCGCACCGATCGGCGCCGTGCACCGCACGCAGGTGGGCCGGGAGGCCACCGAACCGATGCGCGAGGACATTCGGCTGCTCGGCGCGATCCTGGGCGACACCATTCGGGAGCAGCATGGCGAGACGGTCTTCGATCTGGTCGAACGTGCCCGGGTGGAATCGTTTCGGGTGCGGCGTTCCGAGATCGACCGCGCCGAACTGGCCGAGCTGTTCCGCGGCATCGACTCCCGCGATGCCATCCCGGTCATCCGGGCGTTCACCCAATTCGCGCTGCTGGCCAACGTGGCCGAGGACATCCACCGGGAACGCCGCCGGGCCATCCACGTCGCCGCCGGCGAACCGCCGCAGGACTCCAGCCTGGCCGCCACCTACGCGAAGCTGGACGCGGCTGACCTGGACGTCGACAGTGTTGCCGAGGCCCTGGCCGGAGCCCTGGTGTCGCCGGTGATCACGGCCCACCCGACCGAGACCCGGCGTCGCACGGTGTTCGACACCCAGCACCGCATCACCGAACTGATGCGGCAGCGCGCCACCGGCGACGGTTCCGCCGAGATCGAATCGGAGTTGCGGCGCCAGATCCTGACCATGTGGCAGACCGCGCTGATCCGGTTGTCCCGGTTGAAGATCTCCGACGAGATCGAGACCGGTCTGCGGTATTACCAGGCGGCGTTCCTCGAGGTCATCCCGCAGGTGAACGCCGAGGTGCGCGCGGCGTTGCAACACCGCTGGCCGGACGCCGATCTGCTGGCGCGGCCCATCCTGCGGCCCGGTTCGTGGATCGGCGGGGACCGCGACGGCAACCCGAACGTCACCGCCGCGATCGTCCGGATGGCCACCGGCAACGCCGCCGAGGTCGCGTTCGCGCACTACTTCGTCGAACTGACGGCCCTGGAACGGGAGCTGTCGATGTCGGCCCGGTTGGTGCGCATCACCGACGAGGTCGCCGCGCTGGGCCAGGACTGCCACGACGCGGCCCGCGCCGACGAACCGTACCGGCGTGCGGTGCGCGTCATTCACGCCCGCCTGACGGCCACCGCCGTCGAGATCCTGGATCGGCGGCCCGACCACGGTCTGGATCTCGGGCTGCCGCGCTACGAGACACCCGCGCAGTTGTTGGCCGACCTCGACGCCGTGGACGTGTCCCTGCGCGGGCACGGTAGCGCGCCGCTGGCCGACGATCGTCTGGCCCGGTTGCGAGAGGCGTTGCGGGTCTTCGGTTTTCATCTCAGTGGCCTGGACATGCGGCAGAACTCCGATGTGCACGAGGAGGTGGTCGCCGAGCTGTTCGCCTGGGCCGGCGTACACCCCGATTACGCGGGCCTGGCCGAGGCGGAGCGGGTCGAACTGCTGCTCGGCGAGTTGGCCACCCGTCGCCCGTTGACGGGCGGCGGTGCCGGGCTGTCCGAGTTGGCCGTCAAGGAACTCGACATCGTGCGCGCGGCGGCGCGCGCGGTCCGGGTGTTCGGCCCCGACGCGGTGCCCAACTACGTCATCTCGATGTGCCGGTCGGTCTCGGACCTGCTCGAGGCCGCGGTCCTGCTCAAGGAGGCCGGCCTGCTCGACGCCGCCGACGAGCGGCCGTACTGTCCGGTCGGCATCGTGCCGCTGTTCGAGACCATCGAGGATCTGCAGCGGGGTGCGTCGGTGATGCGGGACGCCCTGGCGTTGCCGCTCTATCGCGCGCTGGTGCGGGCGCGCGGCGACAGCCAGGAGGTGATGCTGGGTTATTCGGACTCCAACAAGGACGGCGGATACCTGGCCGCCAACTGGGCGTTGTACCGGGCCGAGTTGGATCTGGTCGAGATGGCGCGGCAGACCCGGATCCGGTTGCGACTCTTCCACGGTCGCGGCGGCACGGTCGGTCGCGGCGGCGGGCCGAGCTACGACGCGATCCTGGCCCAACCGCCCGGCGCGGTGCGCGGCTCGCTGCGCCTGACCGAGCAGGGCGAGGTGATCGCCGCCAAGTACGCCGAGCCCCGGCTGGCCCGGCGCAACCTGGAGACGTTGGTGGCAGCCACCCTCGAGTCGACGCTGCTGGACACCGAAGGACTCGGGGAGTTCGCCGACACCGCGTATCAGGTACTCGATGATCTCGCGGGGCGCGCGCAACGCGCCTACGCCGAACTCGTCCACCAGACACCGGGTTTCGTCGACTACTTCGAGGCTTCCACGCCGGTCAGTGAGATCGGCGCCCTCAACATCGGCAGCCGGCCCACCTCCCGCAAGCCCACCACCGACATCTCCGATCTGCGGGCCATCCCGTGGGTGTTGGCCTGGAGTCAGTCCCGGGTGATGCTGCCGGGCTGGTACGGCACCGGTTCGGCGTTCGAGCAGTTCATCGCCGACGGCCCGAACCCCGCCGAAGGGGTCGAGGTGTTGCGCGAGCTGTACCGACGCTGGCCGTTCTTCGCCACCGTGCTCTCGAATATGGCTCAGGTGCTGGCGAAGTCGGACCTGGGGCTGGCGGCGCGGTATGCGGAGTTGGTCGAGGACGTCGCGCTGCGCGAACTGGTCTTCGGCAAAATCCAGGACGAGCACCGACGCACCATTGTCATGCACGAACTGATCACCGGGCAGGATGACCTGCTGGCCGACAACCCGGCGCTGGCCCGGTCGGTGTTCAATCGATTCCCCTACCTGGAACCGCTGAACCATCTGCAGGTGGAGTTGCTGCGCCGCTACCGTTCCGGCGACGACGACGAGCGGGTCCAACGCGGCATCCTGCTGACCATGAGCGGGCTGGCCTCCGCGCTGCGCAACAGCGGCTGA